The following proteins are co-located in the Granulicella pectinivorans genome:
- a CDS encoding ABC transporter permease, translating into MSGIWQEIRFGLRQMRKSPGFTVTVVLTLALGIGAATSVFSLVDTVLLRPLPFADPERLMALDTLSLARGGGNSGATMADETSYPNFFDWREQSKSFEVMASYAGAAFSLGAGEHTPARRMAGMVVSSDFFRVLGVAPVLGRGFVRSEEQAGSRSVVISDGLWRSVFAGRPDAVGKSIRLNEESFTVIGVMPQGFQFPGYASTALWVPPSGTMEGKNPSGMQRGWSQLDVIGRLKAGVTVEQAGSEMTAIQKGLSVRYPDDDKKQIGVRVIPEDVKVVGDARKPLRILFGAVSFLLLMACVNVAGLLLTRSSARGAELAVRSALGATRIALVRQMLVESVTMSAMGGMFGVALASLALKLAPRFLPENLPRVTELAMDGRVLGFAIAASVVTGLVFGVLPAWRMSRLDPATALRDGGRSTTSGKGQQRLHGALVVGETAIGLVLLVGAGLLIRSFDRLMSVDPGFSPQHVLTFRVAMPGGRYKDEKTMQFVQSLQERMAAVPGVKGLTYAFPLPLTGGDMHISFSIDGRPTMPGDEPSARVSTVASNFFQTMKIPLLKGRYFTAAEDQPKGPPVMIVNQAFADKFFPGEEVLGKRIKSDLSNDDPAPWAEIVGVTGNVTRIGVSESAQPEYYLPYAHATLRGPSFAMRVDKDPTAYLDTVRTLVAEQDAAVPVYATSTYTELVAQNTAQQRFQTILLTGFAAIALLLAAIGLYAVLSYMVGQRTMELGLRLALGAQRSDVLSLVLRRGLLLAGCGLAIGLVASFGLTRYMTSLLFSTKALDTVTFCGMTALLFVVAAASCLVPSYRASRLNPNDTLRQQ; encoded by the coding sequence ATGAGCGGTATTTGGCAGGAAATTCGGTTTGGGCTGCGGCAGATGCGGAAATCACCGGGGTTTACGGTGACGGTGGTGCTGACTCTGGCACTGGGAATTGGCGCGGCGACCTCGGTGTTTTCGCTGGTGGACACGGTGCTGCTGCGGCCTTTGCCGTTTGCGGATCCGGAGCGTTTGATGGCGCTTGATACGCTGTCGCTGGCGCGTGGAGGAGGCAACTCCGGGGCGACGATGGCGGATGAGACCTCGTATCCGAACTTCTTCGATTGGCGGGAGCAGTCGAAGAGCTTTGAAGTGATGGCATCATACGCCGGCGCGGCGTTCAGCCTGGGGGCTGGCGAGCATACACCGGCGCGGCGGATGGCGGGGATGGTGGTGAGCTCGGACTTCTTCCGTGTGCTTGGTGTCGCGCCGGTGCTGGGGCGTGGGTTTGTGCGGTCGGAGGAGCAGGCCGGGAGCCGGTCGGTGGTGATCAGCGATGGGCTTTGGCGGTCGGTGTTCGCTGGCCGCCCGGATGCGGTGGGGAAGAGCATACGGCTGAACGAAGAGAGCTTCACGGTGATTGGGGTGATGCCGCAGGGGTTCCAGTTTCCGGGGTATGCGAGTACCGCGCTGTGGGTGCCTCCGTCGGGGACGATGGAGGGGAAGAACCCGTCGGGTATGCAGCGGGGATGGAGCCAACTGGATGTGATTGGTCGACTGAAGGCCGGGGTGACGGTGGAGCAGGCTGGGTCGGAGATGACGGCGATCCAGAAAGGACTGTCGGTGCGGTATCCGGATGACGACAAGAAACAGATTGGTGTGAGGGTGATTCCGGAGGATGTGAAGGTCGTTGGGGATGCGCGGAAGCCTTTGCGGATCCTGTTTGGAGCGGTTTCGTTTCTGCTGCTGATGGCCTGCGTGAATGTGGCCGGGCTGCTGCTGACGCGGAGCTCGGCGCGGGGGGCGGAGCTGGCGGTGCGGTCGGCGCTGGGCGCGACGCGGATCGCGCTGGTGCGGCAGATGCTGGTGGAGTCGGTGACGATGTCGGCGATGGGCGGGATGTTCGGGGTTGCGCTGGCTTCGCTGGCGCTGAAGCTGGCTCCGCGATTTCTGCCGGAGAATCTGCCGCGGGTGACGGAACTGGCGATGGATGGGCGGGTACTGGGGTTTGCGATTGCGGCTTCGGTGGTGACGGGTCTGGTGTTTGGAGTGCTGCCGGCTTGGCGGATGTCGAGGCTCGATCCTGCGACGGCTTTGCGGGATGGCGGGCGGAGCACGACGTCGGGCAAGGGTCAGCAGAGGCTGCATGGCGCGCTGGTGGTGGGTGAAACGGCGATCGGGCTGGTGCTGCTGGTGGGCGCTGGGCTGCTGATCCGGAGTTTCGACCGGCTGATGAGCGTGGATCCCGGGTTCTCGCCGCAGCATGTGCTGACGTTCCGTGTTGCGATGCCGGGTGGCCGGTACAAGGACGAGAAGACGATGCAGTTTGTGCAGAGTCTGCAGGAGCGGATGGCCGCGGTGCCGGGGGTGAAGGGGTTGACGTATGCGTTTCCTTTGCCTTTGACGGGCGGCGACATGCACATCTCGTTTTCGATCGACGGAAGGCCGACGATGCCGGGCGATGAGCCTTCGGCGCGGGTGAGTACGGTGGCGTCGAACTTCTTTCAGACGATGAAGATTCCCTTGTTGAAGGGAAGGTACTTTACGGCGGCGGAAGACCAGCCGAAGGGGCCACCGGTGATGATCGTGAACCAGGCGTTCGCGGACAAGTTCTTCCCGGGCGAAGAGGTTCTGGGCAAGCGGATCAAGTCGGATCTCTCGAACGATGATCCGGCGCCGTGGGCGGAGATTGTTGGGGTGACGGGAAACGTGACGCGGATCGGGGTGTCGGAGAGTGCACAGCCGGAGTACTACCTTCCGTATGCGCACGCGACGCTGCGCGGGCCGTCGTTTGCGATGCGCGTGGACAAGGATCCGACTGCGTATCTCGATACCGTCCGGACGCTGGTGGCGGAGCAGGATGCGGCGGTGCCGGTGTATGCGACGAGTACCTATACGGAGCTGGTGGCGCAGAATACCGCGCAACAGAGGTTTCAGACGATTCTGCTGACGGGCTTTGCGGCGATTGCGTTGCTGCTGGCGGCGATTGGCCTGTATGCGGTACTGAGCTACATGGTGGGGCAGAGGACGATGGAGCTTGGACTGCGACTGGCGCTGGGCGCGCAGAGGTCGGATGTGTTGTCGCTGGTGTTGCGGCGTGGCTTGCTGTTGGCGGGGTGCGGGCTTGCGATTGGGCTTGTGGCTTCGTTCGGACTGACGCGCTATATGACTTCGCTGCTGTTCAGCACGAAGGCTTTGGACACGGTGACTTTTTGCGGGATGACGGCGTTGCTGTTCGTGGTTGCGGCTGCTTCGTGCCTGGTGCCTTCGTACCGGGCATCGCGGCTGAATCCGAACGATACGCTCCGCCAGCAGTAG